The following coding sequences lie in one Niabella agricola genomic window:
- a CDS encoding hemerythrin domain-containing protein: MEQQRFNLFNRAHKALRGLMCSTLIRLQQADLTGEYSLKQCCRDINLVIELLEEHAILEDHYILPSLPPEARSSVLFFEQQHLEDKMLCSNLKELMKKMENATTGSLRASGVPVLLQAYISFAVFNLQHMNMEEQLLNPLLWLKYTDVELEQIVAEAIKKSPSKNHMLFLGLMIEHQNDEELYTWICNIRQTAAAAVFQQLEALSNQVLPEARLNALKQRIKKMKRKQPGYDVR, encoded by the coding sequence ATGGAACAACAGCGATTCAACCTGTTTAACCGGGCACATAAGGCGCTGCGGGGCCTTATGTGCAGCACATTAATCCGGTTGCAACAGGCGGATCTTACCGGCGAATATTCATTGAAACAATGCTGCCGTGATATCAACCTGGTAATAGAGCTGCTGGAGGAGCACGCGATCCTGGAAGATCATTACATCCTTCCATCGCTACCACCCGAAGCGCGGTCGTCGGTTTTGTTTTTTGAGCAACAGCATCTGGAAGATAAAATGCTTTGCTCAAACTTAAAGGAACTGATGAAGAAAATGGAAAACGCTACAACCGGTTCCCTGCGTGCGTCCGGTGTGCCGGTACTGCTTCAGGCGTATATCAGTTTTGCGGTCTTTAACCTGCAGCATATGAATATGGAAGAGCAGCTTTTGAATCCTCTGCTATGGCTAAAATATACCGATGTTGAACTGGAGCAGATCGTCGCGGAGGCCATAAAAAAATCGCCCTCCAAAAATCATATGCTTTTTTTGGGGCTTATGATCGAGCATCAAAACGATGAGGAGCTTTATACCTGGATTTGCAATATCCGGCAAACCGCTGCTGCTGCTGTTTTTCAGCAGCTGGAGGCGCTTAGCAACCAGGTGCTGCCTGAAGCGAGGTTGAATGCTTTAAAACAGCGCATCAAAAAAATGAAGCGCAAACAGCCCGGTTATGATGTACGGTAG
- a CDS encoding AraC family transcriptional regulator: MISEVLVYINNHLGDKITLEQLAAVTGYSPSHLHKKLSAELGISLGKYIQNQRMHTAAYFLAMTRLPLNEIRYLVGFEDDSAFGRAFRKLYLVSPLQYRKSQRHQQASPLQAFRYISTSGTVSRVQPQTARVFASRGNYFDDSIYNIWRDVRTYIRSVNRVPEDFEHYAVLHECPHVTGNRACRYDAAIVPKGFNLPVDPYLQTTVLSGTYIQFNFCSRVQDYKAVTAEVNTTLARQTKLRHRPGVSYFKFDSMPDPDKPDHLLIRWYLPVM; encoded by the coding sequence ATGATCAGCGAAGTACTGGTATATATTAATAATCACCTGGGCGACAAAATTACGTTGGAGCAATTGGCTGCGGTGACGGGATACTCACCTTCTCATTTACATAAAAAGCTGAGTGCGGAATTGGGTATCAGTCTGGGAAAATATATTCAGAACCAGCGGATGCATACTGCGGCTTATTTTCTGGCGATGACCCGGTTGCCGTTGAACGAGATCCGGTACCTGGTAGGTTTCGAAGATGACAGTGCTTTTGGAAGGGCATTCCGCAAATTATACCTGGTATCGCCGCTGCAATACCGGAAATCCCAACGACACCAGCAGGCCAGCCCGCTGCAGGCTTTCCGGTATATTTCGACCAGCGGGACCGTTAGCAGGGTGCAGCCACAAACAGCCCGCGTGTTTGCTTCAAGGGGAAATTATTTCGATGACAGCATTTACAATATCTGGAGGGATGTGCGGACCTATATCCGGTCTGTTAACAGGGTCCCTGAAGATTTTGAGCACTATGCTGTTTTGCATGAATGTCCGCATGTAACAGGGAATCGCGCATGCCGGTACGATGCAGCCATCGTTCCCAAAGGGTTTAACCTGCCGGTTGATCCCTACCTGCAAACAACTGTTCTGAGCGGAACGTATATTCAATTTAATTTCTGCAGCCGGGTGCAGGATTATAAAGCCGTAACTGCAGAAGTCAATACAACACTGGCCCGGCAAACAAAGCTGCGGCACCGTCCCGGAGTGTCTTACTTCAAATTTGATTCTATGCCGGATCCGGACAAGCCAGACCATCTGCTTATTCGCTGGTATCTTCCTGTAATGTAA
- a CDS encoding AAA family ATPase, with product MASNTKKITDEVSFFFRPSLKSFGKLAEEAAQLEDMKLLFGRFIPEGTLIHFPSPRGVGKSFFCMQLCTAVAYEQPEFLGEPITLHGNTLYINNELSEKVLRRRSEKLMSNLPFSPATRFKPRAYTTKNSLADDLPAIIQIVERLKPVLIIIDNLRMAFADTDTNSNKEITRMMFTLLALCESSKTAIVVTDHFRKHTSSLLSDSDLQAGSGVKTDLADGDFFLRKSAQDKNLRLLKRGKSRHFEEADRAKLLRLNPQTLWFELVEDDVNEAEHIGIKSIKNKEEQLDMAKLLQENGKSIREIAGILGKSKSTVQRWLNKPEGDANGTDIAEERRKAQ from the coding sequence ATGGCCAGTAATACGAAGAAGATCACGGATGAGGTGTCCTTTTTCTTCCGGCCTTCGCTAAAGTCTTTCGGTAAGCTTGCGGAAGAAGCCGCGCAGCTGGAAGATATGAAGCTGCTTTTTGGCCGGTTTATTCCTGAAGGGACCCTGATTCATTTTCCTTCACCTCGTGGTGTCGGAAAGAGTTTTTTCTGTATGCAGCTTTGCACAGCGGTGGCGTATGAACAACCGGAATTTCTTGGTGAACCGATCACCTTACATGGCAATACGCTGTACATCAATAACGAGCTATCCGAAAAGGTTTTACGCCGGAGAAGCGAAAAGCTCATGAGCAATCTTCCTTTTTCACCAGCGACAAGATTTAAACCCAGGGCTTATACGACAAAGAATAGTTTGGCTGATGATCTTCCGGCGATCATACAGATCGTGGAGCGACTTAAGCCGGTATTGATAATAATTGACAACCTGCGTATGGCATTTGCCGATACCGACACCAATAGTAACAAAGAAATCACCCGGATGATGTTTACCCTGCTCGCTTTATGCGAAAGTTCCAAGACAGCCATTGTTGTGACCGATCATTTCAGAAAACATACTTCTTCATTGCTAAGCGATAGCGATCTCCAGGCGGGAAGTGGTGTAAAAACAGATCTGGCCGACGGTGATTTCTTTTTAAGAAAGAGTGCGCAGGATAAAAATTTACGCTTGCTGAAGAGGGGCAAATCCAGGCATTTTGAAGAAGCAGACAGAGCAAAGCTCTTACGCCTAAACCCACAAACGTTGTGGTTTGAATTGGTGGAGGACGACGTTAACGAAGCGGAACACATCGGGATAAAGTCGATCAAAAATAAAGAGGAGCAGCTTGACATGGCAAAGCTGTTACAGGAAAATGGTAAATCAATTCGTGAGATAGCGGGTATCCTGGGCAAGAGTAAATCCACCGTTCAGCGATGGTTGAATAAACCGGAGGGCGACGCCAACGGCACCGATATAGCAGAAGAACGCCGGAAGGCACAGTAA
- a CDS encoding plasmid mobilization protein: MENIDSNAKLSGQRSYRINLRLTEAEFKKLAAAVNQTLHKSLSSYARKLLLGKPVTILTRDESKDKAIYELSLIRAELSAVANNFNQVVKRIHRLDLAGNKNYWLVTCTRLQKELLEKIDSIQQHISKMSKQWS, translated from the coding sequence ATGGAAAATATAGATAGCAATGCGAAACTTTCCGGTCAGCGGTCTTACAGAATCAATCTGCGGCTTACGGAGGCAGAGTTCAAAAAGCTGGCTGCAGCCGTTAACCAAACGCTGCACAAGTCGCTCAGTTCCTATGCCCGGAAATTGCTTTTAGGTAAGCCCGTCACGATATTAACGAGGGACGAAAGCAAAGACAAGGCCATCTACGAACTAAGTTTAATCCGGGCAGAATTATCGGCAGTTGCCAATAATTTCAACCAGGTCGTAAAGCGCATCCACCGGCTTGACCTGGCTGGTAACAAAAACTATTGGCTTGTTACCTGCACTCGCTTGCAAAAGGAACTGCTGGAAAAGATTGATAGTATTCAACAGCATATTTCAAAAATGTCAAAGCAATGGTCGTAA
- a CDS encoding gluconate:H+ symporter → MALLILALGIVLLLLLITVVKLNAFISLTLVTLFIALGNGMAPPQVITAISKGIGDTLGSLILILGMGVLLGALLTETGATQQICNGLMRVFGPARAKAALAVTGFAVGLAMFYSAGFIVLIPLVFVVARQTGLPLTYLAIAMAAPLSITHGFLPPHPGPSAIAILFKADMGKTLLYGLCIAVPTLLLAGILFPERIRKIKAMPPAGIFGSEATAASTLPGFGISLFTALIPVLLMAAAAVSAAFDKQQAGVFTRLAQFAGDPGMAMLIAVVCALFFLGVFRGVSIKLLMDRTGGSLNAIATIVLVIAAGGALKEVLIQSKTADAITLFFLKTSLAPLFLGWLVATLIRIAVGSATVAALTAAGIVQPLIASMHVKPELMVLAIGAGSLMCSHVNDTGFWMFKEYLGLSVGDTFKTWTVMESIIGIAGLAGVLLLNLLV, encoded by the coding sequence ATGGCCCTGTTGATCCTCGCACTCGGAATTGTTTTGCTATTGCTGCTGATTACCGTTGTAAAGCTCAATGCGTTTATATCACTGACGCTGGTAACCCTTTTTATAGCGCTGGGAAACGGTATGGCCCCGCCACAGGTCATTACAGCCATCAGTAAAGGGATCGGCGATACGCTCGGATCCCTGATTCTTATTTTAGGCATGGGGGTGCTGCTGGGGGCCTTGCTAACCGAAACCGGTGCCACGCAGCAGATCTGTAATGGATTGATGCGGGTATTTGGACCGGCACGGGCAAAGGCGGCGCTTGCGGTCACCGGTTTTGCAGTGGGACTGGCAATGTTCTATAGTGCTGGATTTATCGTGTTAATTCCCCTGGTTTTTGTGGTTGCCCGGCAAACAGGCTTGCCTCTGACATACCTGGCCATTGCCATGGCTGCTCCGCTCTCCATTACGCATGGCTTTTTGCCGCCACATCCGGGTCCGTCAGCAATTGCGATCCTGTTTAAGGCGGATATGGGTAAAACCCTGCTGTACGGTTTGTGCATTGCAGTGCCAACCCTCTTGCTGGCTGGTATACTTTTCCCGGAACGGATACGAAAGATCAAGGCAATGCCGCCGGCCGGTATATTCGGAAGCGAAGCAACGGCAGCATCAACTCTACCCGGTTTTGGCATCAGTTTATTTACGGCATTGATACCCGTGTTATTAATGGCGGCTGCAGCGGTCTCCGCTGCGTTTGACAAACAGCAGGCCGGTGTGTTCACCCGGCTGGCGCAGTTTGCGGGCGACCCGGGCATGGCGATGCTGATTGCCGTTGTCTGTGCGTTGTTCTTTTTGGGCGTGTTTCGTGGGGTTTCTATTAAATTGCTGATGGACCGCACCGGCGGATCGCTGAATGCCATTGCCACCATTGTACTGGTGATTGCAGCGGGCGGAGCTTTAAAAGAAGTCCTTATCCAAAGCAAGACGGCGGATGCCATTACGCTCTTTTTTCTGAAAACCTCCCTGGCCCCTCTGTTCCTGGGCTGGCTGGTAGCTACCCTCATCCGCATTGCTGTTGGATCCGCTACTGTGGCGGCGCTTACAGCAGCGGGAATTGTACAGCCGCTGATTGCTTCAATGCATGTTAAGCCGGAGCTGATGGTATTGGCCATCGGAGCCGGAAGTCTGATGTGTTCCCATGTAAACGATACCGGCTTCTGGATGTTTAAAGAATACCTGGGACTGAGCGTTGGAGATACGTTTAAAACCTGGACGGTAATGGAGTCCATCATTGGAATTGCGGGACTTGCCGGGGTGCTTCTTCTCAATTTGCTGGTATGA
- a CDS encoding GNAT family N-acetyltransferase: MTIKIAQPSEEAGAIAVLTLAFSVDPMVRWSLPNSKKYLAAFPLIAKAFGGNAFEGGTAYMGDNFAGVALWLPPGAGSDEESLVRLFDENVSNDVKKDLPGIFEQMEKFRPAEPHWYLPMIGVDPAYQNTGVGSALMKEALKVVDKDGSIAYLESSNPRNISLYERHGFEVIGEIRSGSSPILHPMLRKAR, encoded by the coding sequence ATGACAATAAAAATCGCTCAGCCATCAGAAGAAGCCGGTGCCATTGCGGTATTGACATTAGCATTTAGCGTTGACCCCATGGTTCGCTGGTCGCTCCCAAACTCTAAGAAATATCTTGCTGCGTTCCCTTTGATAGCGAAGGCTTTCGGCGGCAACGCATTTGAGGGAGGAACAGCCTACATGGGCGATAACTTCGCAGGCGTTGCCCTGTGGCTACCGCCTGGCGCCGGATCTGATGAAGAGTCGTTGGTGCGGCTGTTTGACGAAAATGTGAGCAATGATGTAAAAAAGGATTTACCGGGGATCTTTGAGCAGATGGAAAAATTTCGTCCGGCTGAGCCTCACTGGTATTTACCGATGATTGGCGTTGATCCGGCTTATCAGAATACCGGAGTGGGCTCAGCTTTGATGAAGGAAGCACTTAAAGTCGTTGACAAGGATGGATCAATCGCGTATCTCGAATCATCAAACCCCAGGAATATTTCACTATACGAACGCCATGGGTTTGAAGTGATTGGGGAAATTCGGTCCGGCAGCTCGCCGATTCTGCATCCTATGTTGCGAAAAGCACGATAA
- a CDS encoding ATP-dependent nuclease, whose translation MKLTRFTIKNFRSFKDPVSFSINSNYITLTGENNCGKSNVLRALDLFFNGNIENRPFDAILDMHAFNVNENGKEKATISVTFQLDPKKDKKLIAKFEEFRSLDIIKNFDNKNVTLSLTISRSNYEQVQYNDPINGQKYQPKEIQDFFNYDFRRSLNYIYIPAVKDLNNFINKDITYELTKRIFNTWGRGRNPSALEFKSKFDNIKKNIEEIISSANGNITQILQEQSPQIKNFIFNIPFKDVTEFLSSLPISIDDSIVTDISRKGSGIQAITMFSLLRYLDKYKPTNKNSNAQYIWAIEEPETFLHPKAQRNLYNALLNYSSDTPILLTTHSYHFLNTRDTSSNNLLAKGKFRDTVYTQTTLYPHDSNNQWKPFINILGAYTPDFIPSGGYDKVYLFLEGSIDIRYVNKALTFFPKLKDFFSKNIEMIDSNGDEIKKKAQDAITIYKLRSLVLVDGDDKGRNYLGHLIKAGYIENETIFSITKEGISDPTMETIVAKGKEREFQKTMPKDAINYWNRPRLLTLFDNIPDSPPPGWDKNSIKIKFCTYMENHGEISDFQELKTILDRLHSSALKLKSSQ comes from the coding sequence ATGAAACTAACGCGTTTTACGATCAAAAATTTCAGGTCTTTCAAGGACCCGGTTTCTTTTTCAATTAATTCCAACTACATTACTTTAACAGGAGAAAACAACTGTGGAAAATCCAATGTTTTGAGAGCCCTCGATTTGTTTTTCAACGGCAACATTGAAAATAGACCATTTGATGCAATTCTGGATATGCACGCTTTTAATGTGAATGAAAATGGAAAGGAAAAAGCTACCATATCTGTCACATTTCAATTAGACCCCAAAAAGGATAAAAAACTCATTGCCAAATTTGAAGAGTTTCGCTCCCTTGATATTATCAAAAATTTCGACAATAAAAATGTAACCTTGTCCTTGACAATTTCGAGAAGCAATTACGAACAAGTTCAGTATAATGATCCGATAAATGGACAAAAATATCAACCAAAAGAGATTCAAGACTTCTTCAATTATGACTTTAGGCGCAGCCTAAATTATATCTATATACCCGCCGTTAAAGATTTAAACAACTTTATTAATAAAGACATCACATATGAGTTGACAAAGAGAATATTTAATACCTGGGGAAGAGGACGAAATCCGAGTGCCTTGGAGTTTAAAAGTAAATTCGATAATATAAAGAAAAACATAGAGGAAATAATATCTTCAGCCAATGGCAATATCACCCAAATACTTCAAGAGCAATCTCCGCAAATTAAAAATTTCATATTCAATATACCGTTCAAAGATGTGACAGAATTCCTTTCATCTCTGCCAATCTCAATAGATGACAGCATAGTAACCGATATAAGTAGGAAGGGATCAGGGATACAGGCTATAACGATGTTTTCTCTCTTAAGATACTTAGATAAATATAAGCCTACTAATAAAAACTCAAACGCCCAATATATATGGGCAATCGAAGAACCAGAAACCTTCTTACATCCAAAAGCCCAAAGAAATCTATACAATGCGCTTCTAAACTATTCGTCTGATACACCAATATTGTTAACAACCCACAGTTATCACTTTTTGAATACGCGCGATACATCTTCAAATAATCTTCTAGCAAAAGGCAAATTCCGAGATACGGTGTACACACAAACAACCTTATACCCACATGATTCTAATAATCAATGGAAGCCATTTATCAACATACTTGGCGCATACACTCCAGATTTTATTCCAAGCGGTGGGTACGATAAGGTCTATTTGTTCCTTGAGGGCTCAATTGATATTAGATACGTAAACAAGGCCTTAACGTTCTTTCCCAAATTAAAAGATTTCTTTTCTAAAAACATTGAAATGATCGATTCCAATGGTGACGAGATCAAAAAGAAAGCACAGGATGCAATAACTATATACAAACTGCGCTCCCTTGTTCTCGTTGATGGTGATGACAAGGGGCGTAACTATTTAGGGCATCTCATCAAAGCAGGGTATATAGAAAATGAAACAATTTTCAGTATCACCAAAGAAGGAATATCAGACCCAACAATGGAGACTATAGTTGCAAAGGGAAAGGAAAGAGAATTTCAAAAGACCATGCCAAAGGATGCGATTAACTATTGGAATCGTCCAAGACTTTTAACATTGTTCGACAATATCCCGGACAGTCCGCCGCCAGGATGGGATAAAAACAGTATTAAAATTAAATTCTGCACATATATGGAGAATCATGGTGAAATATCTGATTTTCAAGAACTTAAAACCATACTGGACAGACTTCATTCTAGCGCTCTAAAACTCAAATCAAGCCAGTAA
- a CDS encoding helix-turn-helix domain-containing protein: MKRDQPLFPPRLQSNVDNANRLVVLSDLADFKFELVSAFKVLLKEILGQPSKRWLKTSEVRKMLGMSAGTLQTLRNKGTIPSTKIGGVVYYDIEEIKKVLSSYKSKGNG; this comes from the coding sequence ATGAAACGCGATCAACCCTTGTTTCCCCCAAGACTACAAAGTAATGTAGACAACGCCAATCGCTTAGTGGTGCTGTCGGACCTGGCGGATTTTAAGTTCGAGCTTGTATCTGCATTTAAGGTGCTCCTAAAGGAAATTTTAGGACAACCCAGTAAGCGTTGGTTAAAAACCTCGGAAGTGCGAAAAATGTTGGGCATGTCTGCCGGTACTCTGCAGACGCTCCGCAACAAGGGTACGATTCCTTCTACTAAAATCGGTGGAGTGGTCTACTACGATATTGAGGAGATTAAAAAAGTTCTTTCATCCTATAAATCTAAAGGAAATGGCTAA
- a CDS encoding relaxase/mobilization nuclease domain-containing protein — MVVRFVSGRSIKGAVNYNEEKVRLGKANLIHAEKYLDDPADLSFKDRLSRLEDLAALKERTKENCVHVSLNFDPTEQMSDEKMIRIARDYMQGIGFGDQPFLVYRHHDAAHVHCHIVSTNVISRDDKISLHNLVPNFSEPTRKKIEEKYGLIRAEGRGKEQERMLKPVDLEKAIYGKAETKKAISNVVRTIVREYKFSSLAELNAVLKEYNVAADRGEPDSPMFKNKGLVYSLLDKKGEKIGVPIKASAIYTTPTMKKLEERFDKNKEARKSYREPLKHVIDRILPSAKDRAAFQSLLAKENIKVVFRENESRVYGITFVDHRSKTVFNGSDLGKPYSAASIQARIGADPSAANREKAANETISKQALDTIDYKQGIGSTLGQLYAKGLRLQTGVNDNSDHFFIGHRKSKAENYARLTQKMEAYFRVNKVSPGLISQLNDWVKEQKTVVAPALFLSNAFTSFINVMLQKEREQQAFAMYVPKKKKRKPR, encoded by the coding sequence ATGGTCGTAAGGTTTGTAAGCGGTAGATCTATAAAGGGGGCTGTTAACTACAATGAAGAGAAGGTGCGGCTTGGCAAAGCAAACCTGATACATGCAGAGAAGTATCTCGACGATCCGGCTGATCTTTCGTTTAAAGATCGGCTTTCGAGATTGGAGGATCTGGCCGCTTTGAAGGAGCGGACAAAAGAGAATTGCGTTCATGTCTCCTTGAATTTTGATCCCACTGAACAGATGTCTGATGAAAAGATGATCCGTATTGCGAGAGATTATATGCAGGGGATCGGGTTCGGCGATCAGCCTTTTTTGGTGTACCGGCATCATGATGCAGCACACGTACATTGCCACATTGTTTCGACAAATGTGATTTCTCGCGATGATAAGATCTCCCTTCACAACCTGGTTCCGAATTTTTCAGAGCCGACGCGCAAGAAGATTGAAGAAAAATATGGGCTTATCCGCGCCGAAGGCAGGGGGAAGGAACAGGAGCGGATGTTAAAACCTGTGGATCTGGAAAAGGCTATATACGGAAAGGCAGAGACAAAAAAGGCGATCTCCAATGTAGTAAGAACGATTGTCCGGGAGTATAAATTTTCTTCGCTTGCGGAGCTGAACGCCGTGCTAAAGGAATACAATGTTGCGGCTGATCGTGGCGAGCCGGACAGCCCCATGTTCAAAAACAAAGGGCTTGTTTACTCATTGCTGGATAAAAAAGGGGAAAAGATTGGTGTGCCGATTAAAGCAAGTGCCATTTATACCACACCAACGATGAAGAAATTGGAAGAACGCTTTGATAAGAATAAGGAAGCGCGCAAAAGCTATCGTGAACCATTAAAGCATGTCATTGATAGAATACTGCCGTCGGCAAAAGACAGGGCAGCGTTTCAATCACTGCTTGCAAAAGAAAATATCAAAGTTGTTTTTCGTGAAAACGAATCCCGTGTTTATGGGATCACGTTTGTGGATCACCGCTCTAAAACAGTTTTTAACGGTAGTGATCTTGGAAAGCCATACAGTGCAGCAAGCATCCAGGCTCGAATCGGTGCAGATCCATCGGCGGCAAATCGGGAGAAAGCCGCAAATGAAACAATAAGTAAACAGGCGCTTGACACCATAGATTACAAACAAGGAATAGGCTCCACCCTGGGGCAGCTGTATGCTAAAGGACTGCGACTGCAAACCGGGGTAAATGATAATAGCGATCATTTTTTTATCGGCCATCGGAAAAGCAAAGCAGAAAATTACGCGCGACTTACACAGAAAATGGAAGCCTATTTCCGGGTGAACAAGGTAAGCCCCGGCTTAATTAGCCAGCTTAATGACTGGGTTAAAGAACAGAAAACGGTCGTTGCTCCGGCATTATTTCTGTCAAATGCCTTTACCTCTTTTATTAATGTAATGCTGCAAAAAGAGCGGGAGCAGCAGGCATTTGCTATGTATGTTCCCAAAAAGAAAAAGCGAAAACCTCGTTAG
- a CDS encoding multidrug effflux MFS transporter: MKMKQGELIALSASAMMLTALGIDIMLPAFAELRKDYGLDQKSPETAKIISFFFLGQIAQIIFGTLSDRFGRLPILRIGFPLYILGGIAAAFAPNLVFMLGARFIAGVGASAVFMTTIASVRDRFCGNEMARIMSLIFTVFLFTPVIAPFLGSAILHIASWQAVFLAPPLFGFVVFLWSLRLDESLPKNKRTSLHFTSISKSMGTVLHNRTFLRYTGITTLLFTALSSYVASSEHIIGGIYGKPSWFPWIFGGMGLFMTLSTFTNAHLSAKYGAHRTIKSLLIIYTLIAAGLLLGSISFGDPPNMLLFFIAVTLIMAITLAVEPNSCALALEPLGSTAGTASSLYGTTSFSIGAALGSIISNLMASSVFPLVLGYLVIGTCGLLLAFNDRRCPNNSPFESA; this comes from the coding sequence ATGAAAATGAAACAAGGTGAATTGATCGCTCTTTCGGCTTCGGCAATGATGCTCACGGCTTTGGGGATTGATATCATGCTTCCTGCATTCGCCGAATTGCGCAAGGACTACGGGCTTGATCAAAAGTCACCCGAAACTGCCAAAATCATTTCGTTCTTTTTCCTGGGCCAGATCGCTCAAATTATATTTGGAACGCTGTCTGATCGTTTTGGACGGCTGCCTATTCTTCGGATCGGCTTTCCGCTTTACATACTTGGAGGGATTGCCGCTGCATTTGCTCCCAACCTCGTATTTATGCTTGGAGCGCGCTTTATTGCCGGAGTAGGCGCTTCAGCGGTTTTTATGACCACTATTGCCAGTGTACGGGACCGTTTTTGCGGTAATGAAATGGCGCGCATCATGTCTCTTATTTTTACTGTTTTTCTATTTACACCGGTTATTGCTCCTTTTTTGGGATCGGCCATTTTGCATATTGCTTCGTGGCAGGCAGTTTTCTTAGCGCCTCCCTTGTTCGGCTTTGTCGTTTTTCTATGGTCGCTACGCCTGGATGAATCTTTACCAAAGAACAAAAGGACATCCCTCCATTTCACCAGCATTAGCAAATCGATGGGAACCGTTCTACACAACCGGACGTTTCTTCGATACACCGGTATCACTACTCTGCTTTTTACAGCACTCAGTTCTTATGTAGCCAGCTCGGAACATATCATTGGCGGAATTTATGGTAAGCCTTCTTGGTTTCCATGGATTTTTGGTGGCATGGGTTTGTTTATGACTTTATCAACGTTTACAAACGCACACTTATCAGCAAAATACGGGGCTCACCGAACGATAAAATCGCTTCTTATTATCTATACGCTGATAGCAGCAGGATTACTGTTGGGTTCAATAAGCTTCGGAGATCCGCCAAATATGCTCCTGTTTTTTATTGCAGTAACATTGATAATGGCAATTACCCTGGCTGTAGAGCCCAATAGCTGCGCACTTGCGCTGGAGCCTTTGGGCAGTACTGCAGGAACGGCCTCTTCCCTGTACGGAACAACATCCTTTTCAATTGGAGCAGCGTTGGGTTCAATAATCAGCAACCTGATGGCTAGCAGTGTTTTTCCCCTGGTGCTGGGCTATCTGGTTATCGGAACCTGCGGGCTGCTTCTTGCTTTCAATGACCGTCGCTGCCCCAACAATAGCCCTTTTGAATCGGCTTAA
- a CDS encoding SPL family radical SAM protein: MARTFIAKTILNKTKRRDPWFLDDYTLNPYSGCSFNCLYCYIRGSKYGVNMEEKLSIKGNAVALLERQLAARARKKQYGFIVLSSATDPYLQLEKTTHLTRQLLEVILHYRFPVHVITKSDLVSRDFDLLQAIDREGILPEDLDGRINHKALVTFSFSTIEDRIAHIFEPGATPPSKRINALALALEKGLFSGVSLMPLLPFITDTAVQLEQLFQTFKVVGANYLLPSTLTLFGSDPSDSKTLVLRAVEKQYPHLLVKYRQFFQYGSQMPLYYRKAFVEKMEAMCRKYELQSRLLIN; the protein is encoded by the coding sequence ATGGCTCGCACCTTCATTGCTAAAACCATACTCAATAAAACAAAACGCCGGGATCCCTGGTTCCTGGATGATTATACGCTCAATCCATATAGCGGATGTTCATTCAACTGCCTGTATTGTTATATCAGAGGCAGTAAATACGGGGTTAACATGGAAGAAAAACTGAGCATAAAAGGCAATGCGGTGGCGCTGCTGGAGCGGCAGCTGGCTGCAAGGGCCCGCAAAAAGCAATATGGATTTATCGTATTGTCGTCGGCTACCGACCCGTACCTGCAGCTGGAAAAAACAACCCACCTTACCCGGCAGCTTCTGGAGGTAATCCTGCATTACCGTTTTCCGGTTCACGTAATTACCAAATCGGATCTCGTCAGCAGAGACTTCGATCTGCTTCAGGCCATTGACCGGGAGGGTATACTCCCGGAGGACCTGGACGGCAGAATAAATCACAAGGCATTGGTTACGTTTTCCTTTTCCACTATTGAAGATCGGATTGCCCACATTTTTGAGCCGGGAGCCACACCCCCCTCAAAACGTATAAATGCTTTGGCGCTGGCGCTTGAGAAAGGACTTTTCAGTGGCGTTAGCCTGATGCCCTTACTGCCATTTATAACGGATACGGCTGTACAACTGGAGCAGCTGTTTCAAACTTTTAAAGTGGTTGGCGCTAATTACCTGCTTCCATCAACACTGACCTTATTTGGCTCGGACCCTTCCGATAGTAAAACCCTGGTGCTCCGTGCCGTAGAAAAGCAGTATCCGCATTTGCTGGTAAAATACCGGCAGTTTTTTCAATATGGGTCGCAGATGCCGCTGTACTATCGCAAGGCCTTTGTAGAAAAAATGGAAGCAATGTGCCGGAAATACGAGCTTCAGAGTAGGTTGCTAATAAATTAA